The sequence below is a genomic window from Mycobacteroides abscessus ATCC 19977.
CGCCTAGCGGAAAGCTATTGGTCAAGAACAGTCCGGGCCGCACGCCACCGATGAGCGGGGTGAAGGTCACCAGCGCCTTGGAGATCGCCTGCAACGTGCAGGGAATCTCCGGCGAGTATCTACCGAGGAGCGTGGCGGGGGCGCGCAGCCGTTGCAGCGCCGCGGTGAGGTCCTTCTCTGCCGGAGCCAGCGTCTCGTAACCGTTGTTGCCTAGACCAATCGCCGCGAGCAATGTCGCCTTGAGGTCCTGCTGCTGGTCGACGACGGTACGACTCAACGCGGGCAGGTTGTCGAGAATGCGCACGATGTCCGGGGCGGCATCACCATAGATCTGCCCGACCTGTCCGGCCTGACGGAAATCCTGCTGCAGGGCTGGGAGTTTCGGATTCAGCTGATCCAGATATTGGTCGAGCTCGACGAGGCCTTGCCCGAAATTGTCCCCATTTCCGCGCAGCCCTTCGCCTACCGCGGTGAGGGTGGCGTTGAGGTTGACCGGGTCGATCTTGCCGAGCAGCCGGGTCAGGTTCTCGAACACGGTGTTGACTTCCAGAGCCACTGCCTCGGCTGTCACTGTTGCCCCCGGCCGCAGTGACGAATCCGAGGGCTTTTGCGGAGCAAGGAATTCCACCGACTTGGCGCCGAAGACCGTGGTCCCCGCGATACGCACCGTGGCGTTCGAGGGAATCAGACGCAGATCCTTGGCATTGACCGCCAGTTCCAGCTTGGCCTGATCGTTGGCGTAGGAGATCGACGTGACCTTGCCGATCTGCAATCCGTGGAACTTGACCTTTCCCCCCTCCTCCATCACCAGGCCCGCGCGCGGCGAGACGACGGTGATGGGCTTGGTGTCGGCGAAGGCGTCGTTGTAGGCCAGATAGGTCAGTACGGTCAGCAGCACCAGCACGGAGGCAAGCACCGTGCCGGCCAGCCGGACAGCCCGGCGCGTGGACGTATCGGACATCTCCTTCCCTATCCCCTAGCCCGAAAGATTGAAGTTGCCGGACCCGCCGTACACGGCAAGTGAGATGAACAGGGTGACAAGCACAACCACGATGAGCGAGGTACGGACCGCCTGCCCGACCGCGACGCCCACCCCCACCGGTCCACCGGAGGCGTTGAACCCGTAGCTGGTGTGCACGAGCATCACGACCACCGACATGACGATCGCCTGCAGGAACGACCACAGCAGATCGGTGGGCACCAAGAAGGTATTGAAGTAGTGGTCGTACACACCCGGCGACTGACCGTTGATCATGACGGTGGTCGCGCGGGACGCGAAGAACGCAGCCAGCACCGAGAGCGAGTACAGCGGGATGATGGCGATCAGTCCGGCCACCAAGCGGGTGGAGACCAAATACGAAATGGCGTGCACCGCCATGGTTTCCAGCGCGTCGATCTCCTCTGCGACGCGCATGGCACCCAATTGCGCCGTCGTTCCCGCGCCAATCGTGGCGGCCATCGCGATGCCGGCCACCACCGGCGCGACGATGCGAACATTGAGAAATGCGGACAGGAAGCCGGTGAGCGCCTCGATACCGATGTTGCCCAGCGATGAGTAACCCTGGACCGCGATGACACCACCGGAGGCCAGCGTCAGGAAGACCGCGACACCGACGGTTCCGCCGATCATCACCAGAGCTCCGGTGCCCATGGTGATCTCAGCGAGCACCCGGATCGTTTCCTTGCGGTATTTGGTCAGCGCCGCCGGGATATAGCTCAGTGATTGCGCATAAAAGAGGGCTTGCTCCCCGAATTTGTCGAACGAGCGTCCCAATCCGCGCATATACCGAACGGTATAGGAGGTCACTGTGTGCGTCGAAAGGTACGGTCCGCTCATCACATTGTCGCTTCTTCGCGCAGGTCGCTCATCAGTGCCATCGCTTCTTCGCGCAGGTCGCTCATCAGTGCCATCGCTTCTTCGCGCAGGTCGCTCATCAGTGCTTCACCAGGACCCGTACCCCGATGGCCGTCATGACCACGTTGATGACGAACAAACAAATGAAGGCGTAGACGACGGTCTCGTTGACCGCATCGCCGACGCCCTTGGGTCCGCCCTTGACGGTGAGTCCGCGGTAACAACCGACCAGTCCGGCGAAGATGCCAAACAAGAAGGCCTTGACCTCCGAGATCATCAGCTCGCCCAGCCCGGTCAGCACCGTCAGGCCGTTGATGAAGGCTCCGGGGTTCACACCCTGCAGGAACACCGAGAACACGTAGCCACCGACCATGCCGATGGCGCACACCAGTCCGTTGAGCAGCAGCGCCACGAAGGTCGAGGCCAGCACTCGCGGCACCACGAGCCGCTGGATCGGGTCGATGCCAAGTACCTGCATCGCGTCGATTTCCTCACGAATGGTGCGCGCACCCAGGTCGGCGCAGATCGCCGTGGCACCGGCACCCGCGACCACCAGCACGGTGACCACCGGACCGAGCTGAGTCACCGTGCCGAAGGCCGTAGCGGCACCGGACAGGTCTGCCGCGCCGATCTCTCGCAGCAAGATATTGAGCGTGAAGGCCACCAGCACGGTGAACGGGATGGCCACCAAGAGCGTCGGCAACAACGAGACCCGCGCGATGAACCAGGTCTGGTCCAAGAACTCCTGGCCCTGGAAGGGGCGACGGAAGATATTGCGAAACGTAGCCAGCGACATGGAGACGAAGCCGCCGACGGCGCGCGCGGGCGCCGCGAGCTGCTGCTTCAACCTTTGCTCCTGTCTCACACATCCCGGCACTGCCGAAGTCCCGCCCCCAGGGTCCGGTTAACGATCGACGTGTACCTACCACGCTGTGAGGCGCACCATACTAACGAGAAAAAATTCTTAGTGTCAATTCATTCGCGGACAGGCAAATCGCACGCCGCGTCCACTTTATCCTGCAGGTTTGGTGCGATAACTAGAACCCGTTCTAGTTATCCACGCACCGCTACCCTTGTCGTCACCTAATCCTCGACCATCAGCGCAGTCGCGGAGAAAGTGCGCTTGGGGTCGTGTCCAGCAAAGAAATCAGCCAGGGTTGAATTCAGTGCTGACGGATCCCAGGCGTCCGAATCCGCGGTGAACTTCGCCTCCACAGTAGGCGCTGCCAACAACGTCACGGTGGGTCCGTAAACAATGAATAGCTGACCATTGACCGCCTCCGCCGCCGGCGCGGCCAGATAGCGCACCAATGTCACGACATGCTCAGGGGATAGCGGATCGATCGAATCCTCGGGCGCGTCTCCGAAGACGTCGGCCGTCATCGCGGTGCGGGCACGCGGGGCGATGGCGTTGGCCCGCACCCCGTACCGGCCCAGCGCGCGGGCAGCCGACAGCGTGAGCGCGGTGATACCCGCCTTGGCGGCGCCGTAGTTGGCCTGCCCCTCCGGCCCCAGCAGGCCGGCTTCGGAGGACGTATTGATAAGGCGTCCGTAGGTGGGGGCTCCGGCCGCCTTGGAGGCTCCACGCCAGTATGTGGCCGCGTTACGGGTCAGCAGGAAGTGGCCGCGCAGGTGTACGTGGATGACGGCGTCGAACTCCTCGTCCGACATGTTGAAGAGCATCCGATCGCGGGTGATGCCCGCATTGTTGACCACGACATGCAGGCCACCGAGGGATTCGGCGGTGGAGATCAGTTCGTCGGCGGTCGCACGCTCGCCGATATCACCGGCGACGGTGACACCCTTGGATCCCGCCGCGGCGATCTCGTCGAGCACATCGCTCTTGTCCAATGCCGGCGCGATGTCGTTGACGACGACGGTCGCCCCGGACCGCGCCAAGCCGATCGCCTCGGCACGGCCGAGTCCCGCGGCAGCACCCGTGACAATGGCGACACGGCCGCTCAGATCGGCATCAGCAATCGCGCTCATTCAAATTTCCCTTCAGTCCCATGCCTTCGACGCACTCCCTCACCCCGGCGCCGCGCGAGCGGGCCGGCGATTTATGAATGCCTCTAGTCTTTGCGGATCAATGCGGCGCGCGGGCACTCCGCGATCGCCTGCTCGACCAGATCTTCCTGATCGGCCGGTACTTCCTCTTGCAGGATGACGACATAGTCGTCGTCATCGACGTCGAATACCTCTGGAGCGATCCCGAGGCATACCAAGTTGCCTTCACAACGGTCAGGAACTACACCGACACGCATTGGAAACCTCTTTCCGGCGCGGTATGAACCAGCGCGCCGACGTCATCGTCTAATTGGGCTGTATCGCCAGACTACGACACGTGATCGCCGACACAACCCCGGTAAAAGCCGGGATCTCCGGGCCAGGTTTGTACGGCATCGTCGCGTCTGGACTCCCTAGACTAGAACGTGTTACAACTCTTGTGTCAATGTGGGTCACACTTGAGGTCCACAGCAGCGGAGGTCACACATGCATATCGCCTACACGCCCGAGCAGGAAGAGCTGCGCCGCGAGCTACGCGCATACTTCGACAAACTGCTGACCCCGGAGCGGCGGGAGGCTCTGGCGTCGAACCAAGGTGAATACGGCAGCGGCAACGTTTATCGCGAGACCGTCGAGCAGATGGGAGCCGACGGATGGCTGGCCCTCGGCTGGCCCAAGGAATTCGGCGGCCAGGACCGCTCGGTCATGGATCAGCTGATCTTCACCGACGAGGCCGCCATCGCCGGCGCACCGGTGCCGTTCCTGACGATCAACAGCGTTGCGCCGACGATCATGCATTTCGGCACCGATGAGCAGAAGAAGTTCTTCTTGCCGAAGATCGCCGCGGGCAAGTTGCACTTCTCCATCGGGTACTCCGAGCCGGGCGCCGGAACCGACCTCGCCTCGCTGCGCACCTCGGCGGTACGCGATGGCGATGACTACATCGTCAACGGTCAGAAGATGTGGACCAGTCTCATCGAGTACGCCGACTACATCTGGCTGGCGGTGCGCACCAACACCGAGGTCAAGAAACACCGCGGTATCTCCATGCTCATCGTTCCCACCACGGCCGAGGGCTTCTCGTACACCAAGGTGCACACCATGGCCGGGCCCGGCACCAGCGCCACCTACTACCAGGATGTGCGCGTCCCGGTCACGAGCCGGGTCGGCGAGGAGAACGCCGGCTGGAAGCTGGTCACCAATCAGCTCAACCACGAGCGGGTGGCTCTGGTTTCGTCGGCGCCGATCATCACCGCGCTGCGCGAGGTCCGCGAGTGGGCCCAGAACACCAAGGGCCCGGGTGGCCGGATCATCGACGCGGAATGGGTGCAGCTGAACCTGGCGCGCGTGCATGCCAAGGCCGAATATCTCAAGCTCATCAACTGGGAGCTGGCCTCCACTACCGACGCGGCCCCCTCTCCCGCCGACGCCTCGGCCACCAAGGTCTTTGGTACCGAGTTGGCCACCGAGGCCTACCGCCTTCTCATGGAGGTCCTCGGCACCGCCGCGACGCTGCGCCAGGACTCGCCCGGCGCGCAGCTGCGCGGCCGCGTCGAGCGGATGCACCGTGCCTGCTTGATTCTCACCTTCGGCGGTGGCACCAACGAGGTGCAACGCGACATCATCGCGATGACCGCTCTTGGCCAACCTGCGGCAAGCCGCTAGAAGGGACTGCACTGCAATGGATTTCTCCCTGACCGAGGCACAGACCGACCTGGCCGGTCTGACCCGCACCATCGCGTCGACGATCAGCACACCGGAGCGGCAGAAGGAACTCGACAAGCAGGACAGCCGGTTCGACCGGCAACTGTGGACCAAGCTGGCCGAGGCCGACATCCTCTCCACCGCCGCTCCCGAATCGGTCGGCGGCGCCGGATTCGGCGTGCTGGAACAGTCGTCGATCCTGGTGGAGCTGGGCCGTGAACTGGCCGCCGTTCCGTACCTGGAGTCGGTGGTGCTAGCTGCCGGAGCGCTCGCCGCATTCGGCTCCGAAGCTATGCGGAACGATTGGGCAGCACCGGCTGTCGCGGGCAAGAAGGTCTTGACCATCGCTCTCGAGGGCGAGCCGGGCGAAGGTCCGGTCGCCGCGCGAACCGAGGGCACGGGATATGTGCTCACCGGCAACCGCGTCCTGGTGCCGTTCGGCGTCGAGGCCGACGCGTACCTGGTGCCCGCCGAGACCGAGACCGGTACCGCCGTGTTCTTGGTGTCCGCCGACGATGCCGGCGTAACCCAGCAGGCCCTGCACACCACCGGCAAGGACAGCTCCGCGGAGTTGATCCTGTCCGAGGTCCCCGTTCCTGCCGAACGCAAGGTTGGCGGCGCCGAGGTTGTGGAGTGGCTCCGGCTGCGGGAATCGCTGGGCCACAGTGCTTACCAGCTCGGCGTGCTGGAAAGGGCCCTGGAGCTGACCGCCGACTACGCACGTACCCGTGAGCAGTTCGGCAAGCCGATCGGCGGCTTCCAGGCGGTGGCCCAGCGGCTGGCCGACGGATACATCGACGTCAAAGGTCTGTGTCTGACGCTGTGGCAGGCCGCGTGGCGCGTTTCCGAAGACCTGCCTTCCGATGTCGACGTCGCGACCGCGAAATTCTGGGCCGCCGATGCCGGGCATCGCGTGGCGCACACTGCCGTTCACGTGCATGGCGGCGTAGGTATCGACGAGGACCACCCGGTGCACCGCTACTTCCTGGCCGCCAAGCGGGGCGAGTTCGCCTCGGGCAGTGCGACCGAACAGCTGCGCCGCATCGGGCGCGAGCTGGCCGACACGCCTGCCTAGTATCTGGTTGTGAGCACCTCCGAGGACGCGACGGTCACGCGGCTACTGGTGAACTTGGCCGACGTCGAGGACCGGGGACTGCACTTCGAAGGTTCGTTCACTTCCTGGCGGGACCACATAGCCGAAAGCCGTCGTCTGGCCTCGGTATTACGCGCACGCCTGGATCCCTCGAAGCCGCCGCACATCGGCGTAATCCTGGAAAATACACCGGGTTTCGCGCGCCTGCTTACCGCAGCGGCATTGGCCGGGCTCGTGCTGGTGGGCCTGAACTCGACCCGACGCGGATCGGCTTTGCGGCGCGACATCGAACTCGCCGATTGCCAGTTCGTGGTCGCCGACGAGTCCGATACCGTTGCCGGCTTGCAGCATCCGCAGATCGAGATCGCCGATGTGCGACCAGACGACCTATACATGCTCATCTTCACCTCGGGCACCAGCGGTGATCCCAAGGCCGTACAGATCACTCATGCCAAGGTGGCGTCCGCGGGAATCATGCTGTCATCACGGTTCGGTCTCGGCTCCACAGACGTCTGCTATCTCTCGATGCCGATGTTCCACTCCAACGCGGTGATGGCAGGGTGGTCGGTCGCCGTGGCAG
It includes:
- a CDS encoding MlaE family ABC transporter permease — translated: MRGLGRSFDKFGEQALFYAQSLSYIPAALTKYRKETIRVLAEITMGTGALVMIGGTVGVAVFLTLASGGVIAVQGYSSLGNIGIEALTGFLSAFLNVRIVAPVVAGIAMAATIGAGTTAQLGAMRVAEEIDALETMAVHAISYLVSTRLVAGLIAIIPLYSLSVLAAFFASRATTVMINGQSPGVYDHYFNTFLVPTDLLWSFLQAIVMSVVVMLVHTSYGFNASGGPVGVGVAVGQAVRTSLIVVVLVTLFISLAVYGGSGNFNLSG
- a CDS encoding 3-oxoacyl-ACP reductase, which gives rise to MSAIADADLSGRVAIVTGAAAGLGRAEAIGLARSGATVVVNDIAPALDKSDVLDEIAAAGSKGVTVAGDIGERATADELISTAESLGGLHVVVNNAGITRDRMLFNMSDEEFDAVIHVHLRGHFLLTRNAATYWRGASKAAGAPTYGRLINTSSEAGLLGPEGQANYGAAKAGITALTLSAARALGRYGVRANAIAPRARTAMTADVFGDAPEDSIDPLSPEHVVTLVRYLAAPAAEAVNGQLFIVYGPTVTLLAAPTVEAKFTADSDAWDPSALNSTLADFFAGHDPKRTFSATALMVED
- a CDS encoding ferredoxin; protein product: MRVGVVPDRCEGNLVCLGIAPEVFDVDDDDYVVILQEEVPADQEDLVEQAIAECPRAALIRKD
- a CDS encoding MlaE family ABC transporter permease; protein product: MKQQLAAPARAVGGFVSMSLATFRNIFRRPFQGQEFLDQTWFIARVSLLPTLLVAIPFTVLVAFTLNILLREIGAADLSGAATAFGTVTQLGPVVTVLVVAGAGATAICADLGARTIREEIDAMQVLGIDPIQRLVVPRVLASTFVALLLNGLVCAIGMVGGYVFSVFLQGVNPGAFINGLTVLTGLGELMISEVKAFLFGIFAGLVGCYRGLTVKGGPKGVGDAVNETVVYAFICLFVINVVMTAIGVRVLVKH
- a CDS encoding MCE family protein, encoding MSDTSTRRAVRLAGTVLASVLVLLTVLTYLAYNDAFADTKPITVVSPRAGLVMEEGGKVKFHGLQIGKVTSISYANDQAKLELAVNAKDLRLIPSNATVRIAGTTVFGAKSVEFLAPQKPSDSSLRPGATVTAEAVALEVNTVFENLTRLLGKIDPVNLNATLTAVGEGLRGNGDNFGQGLVELDQYLDQLNPKLPALQQDFRQAGQVGQIYGDAAPDIVRILDNLPALSRTVVDQQQDLKATLLAAIGLGNNGYETLAPAEKDLTAALQRLRAPATLLGRYSPEIPCTLQAISKALVTFTPLIGGVRPGLFLTNSFPLGAPVYTYPDSLPIVNASGGPNCRGLPNIPTKMQNGSWFRSPFLVTDNAYIPYKPLEELQVNAPDTLQYLYNGAFAKRSEF
- a CDS encoding acyl-CoA dehydrogenase family protein — its product is MHIAYTPEQEELRRELRAYFDKLLTPERREALASNQGEYGSGNVYRETVEQMGADGWLALGWPKEFGGQDRSVMDQLIFTDEAAIAGAPVPFLTINSVAPTIMHFGTDEQKKFFLPKIAAGKLHFSIGYSEPGAGTDLASLRTSAVRDGDDYIVNGQKMWTSLIEYADYIWLAVRTNTEVKKHRGISMLIVPTTAEGFSYTKVHTMAGPGTSATYYQDVRVPVTSRVGEENAGWKLVTNQLNHERVALVSSAPIITALREVREWAQNTKGPGGRIIDAEWVQLNLARVHAKAEYLKLINWELASTTDAAPSPADASATKVFGTELATEAYRLLMEVLGTAATLRQDSPGAQLRGRVERMHRACLILTFGGGTNEVQRDIIAMTALGQPAASR
- a CDS encoding acyl-CoA dehydrogenase family protein is translated as MDFSLTEAQTDLAGLTRTIASTISTPERQKELDKQDSRFDRQLWTKLAEADILSTAAPESVGGAGFGVLEQSSILVELGRELAAVPYLESVVLAAGALAAFGSEAMRNDWAAPAVAGKKVLTIALEGEPGEGPVAARTEGTGYVLTGNRVLVPFGVEADAYLVPAETETGTAVFLVSADDAGVTQQALHTTGKDSSAELILSEVPVPAERKVGGAEVVEWLRLRESLGHSAYQLGVLERALELTADYARTREQFGKPIGGFQAVAQRLADGYIDVKGLCLTLWQAAWRVSEDLPSDVDVATAKFWAADAGHRVAHTAVHVHGGVGIDEDHPVHRYFLAAKRGEFASGSATEQLRRIGRELADTPA